GGACATTTCGTCCAGACCAGCCAGGTGGACAAAGCCCGGGGCACGAATCTTCATGCGGTAAGGTTTGTTGGCACCATCGGAAACAAAGTAGATGCCGAACTCGCCCTTGGGGTGCTCGACTGCGGCATAGGCCTCGCCAGCGGGAACATGGATACCTTCGGTGAAGAGCTTGAAGTGATGAATCAACTCTTCCATGTTGGTCTTCATGTTTTCACGCGGCGGCGGCGCCACCTTGTTGTTGTCGGTGATCACCGGGCCGGGATTCTTGCGCAGCCAGGCGATACATTGCTTGATGATGTTGTTCGACTGGATCATTTCTTCCATACGAACGAGGTAGCGGTCATAGCTGTCGCCATTAACGCCAACCGGCACATCAAAATTGATCTTGTCATATGCCGCGTACGGCTGCTTCTTACGCAAGTCCCAGGCGATGCCCGAACCGCGCAGCATGGCGCCGGTAAAGCCCATCTGCATGGCGCGCTCCGGCGTCACGACACCGACATTGACCAGACGCTGCTTCCAGATCCGGTTGTCGGTCAGGAGCGTGTGATATTCGGCGTGATAGGTCGGGAAGCGATTGGTAAAATCTTCGAGGAAGTCGAGCAGCGAACCGCTGCGATTCTCGTTCTTCTCGGCCGCCTTCTTGGCATTGGTCCAGGTCGATTCCTGATACTGCGGCATGCGATCCGGCAGGTCGCGATAGACACCGCCCGGACGATAGTAGGCGGCGTGCATGCGGGCACCAGAAACCGCTTCATACGCATCCATCAGGTCTTCGCGCTCGCGGAAGGTGTAGAGCGCCATGGTCATCGCACCGACGTCCAGCGCGTGACAGCCGATCCACAACAGGTGGTTGAGGATACGGGTAACTTCGTCGAACATGACGCGGATGTACTTGCCGCGCTCCGGCACCTCAATGCCGAGCAACTTTTCAGTAGCCAGGCAGTAGGCGTGCTCGTTACACATCATCGAGACGTAGTCGAGACGATCCATGTAAGGCACGGACTGAACCCAGGTGCGGGTTTCGGCCAGCTTTTCGGTGGCGCGGTGGAGCAGACCAATATGCGGGTCGGCGCGCTGGACGACTTCGCCGTCCAGTTCGAGCACGAGACGCAGAACGCCGTGCGCAGCCGGATGTTGCGGGCCGAAGTTGAGGGTGAAATTGCGGATATCAGCCATGGGCAGTGTCCCCGAAAGTATCTTCACGCACGATGCGCGGGGTGTTCTCGCGAGGCTCGATGGTGACCGGTTGATAGATCACGCGAGCCTGATCGGGGTCGTAACGCATTTCGACGTGACCGGAGATCGGGAAGTCCTTGCGGAAAGGATGGCCGATGAAACCGTAGTCGGTCAGGATGCGACGCAGGTCGTCATGGCCGACAAAGGCGATGCCGTAGAGGTCGAACGCTTCGCGCTCGAACCAGTTGACGCTCTTCCAGACGCCCGTGACGGAATCCACCGAAGGAAACTCGTCATCCTCGGCAAAGACGCGGACGCGCAAACGCCAGTTATTGGAGACCGACAGGAGGTGGGAGACCGCAGCATAGCGCCGGCCTTGCCAGGCGCCATCACCATAGGTCGAATAATCGACGCCGCAGAGATCAATGATTTCTTCGAAA
The DNA window shown above is from Dechloromonas sp. HYN0024 and carries:
- a CDS encoding NADH-quinone oxidoreductase subunit D; protein product: MADIRNFTLNFGPQHPAAHGVLRLVLELDGEVVQRADPHIGLLHRATEKLAETRTWVQSVPYMDRLDYVSMMCNEHAYCLATEKLLGIEVPERGKYIRVMFDEVTRILNHLLWIGCHALDVGAMTMALYTFREREDLMDAYEAVSGARMHAAYYRPGGVYRDLPDRMPQYQESTWTNAKKAAEKNENRSGSLLDFLEDFTNRFPTYHAEYHTLLTDNRIWKQRLVNVGVVTPERAMQMGFTGAMLRGSGIAWDLRKKQPYAAYDKINFDVPVGVNGDSYDRYLVRMEEMIQSNNIIKQCIAWLRKNPGPVITDNNKVAPPPRENMKTNMEELIHHFKLFTEGIHVPAGEAYAAVEHPKGEFGIYFVSDGANKPYRMKIRAPGFVHLAGLDEMSRGHMIADVVTIIGSQDIVFGEIDR
- a CDS encoding NADH-quinone oxidoreductase subunit C, which codes for MSAKLETLSQNLQKHFGDKLKSLKLALGEVTIEVSAADYLGVMTALRDEADLRFEEIIDLCGVDYSTYGDGAWQGRRYAAVSHLLSVSNNWRLRVRVFAEDDEFPSVDSVTGVWKSVNWFEREAFDLYGIAFVGHDDLRRILTDYGFIGHPFRKDFPISGHVEMRYDPDQARVIYQPVTIEPRENTPRIVREDTFGDTAHG